acagagggctggcagcaggcaggcgagctccaaggccctcctgcaagggtgccagagcctggagacatGCTGTAGGCTGACGGGCTCCCCGACGCCGCCAAGGGCTGTGtcatggctgctctccccaggcccagctcgcttcgcatccctgcggctggtgggtggaggGAGCCCGTGTGACGGGTgagtggagatcttccagcacaggacgtggggcagagtcctggatgagcagtgggacgtgcaggaggccagcgtggtgtgccggcagctgcagtgcggagaggcagaggcagcctacaaccccccgaaggctcagagagggacgggtcccgtggggctgcgcggggtgcggtgtgcagggcacgaggccaacctgaccctctgcaacacctccctgcctgagagtgcgctggaagcagggattgccgaggacgtgggggtcgtttgctggggtgagtggcactgcacggcccccccaggctctgggctgggtgggtAGCCAGCCCTTGACGGCAgccggggtttcctcctgctacagggagccgtcaggtgcggctggtgaacgggcctgggcgctgcgctgggagagtggagatctactaccagggcagctgggggagcgtctgcgatgacggctgggacctgtctgatgctgccgtcgtttgccaccagctgggctgcggaggggcgctgGAGGCGGTTGGCTCCGCTCGGTTCGGGGAAGGCTCCgctcagatctggctggagagcgtgaactgctccggggctgaagctgctctctgggactgcccggcagggtcctgggggcagcacgactgcgggcacaaagaggacgcaggagtcgtctgctcaggtgtgtgccgggagctgtggtgggagcccagtgcccaggcaggccgggacgaggggagagccggacacggccgaggctgttcctggccagctctgagcccctgacaaaggccaCCGTGGGGACACCATTGCACAGGTACCCTCAGTCccaccgggggtccctggggagctctgctgtccctgacggtcagcagggagggcaggggtgtctgtccatcagggacatttctctgtccgtgggtgcaagggggacttgctggacgtgcctttgcctgtctgagggcctggcgggtgcaggggtgtccctgctcccccagccccagcccagcctgttccccctcgctgcctttcctcccagagttcatggccctgaggctggagaagggcaccaactgctccgggcgcctgcaggttttctacaatgggacgtgggggagcgtttgctccaactccatgactcctgaaactgtgtcgctggcatgcaaggagctgggctgcggggacagagggtccctggaaacacaacggccctacggcaggctgtctggcacggcctggctggatcgtgtggagtgtggggagagaaacagctccttctggcagtgtccctccgctccctggcacccgcagtcatgcgacgacctgcgagaggagacccacatcacctgcaagggtaattctgagctagccgggcaccagcatcccctgcgttcctgctcctggctgggcatggaCAAATACCTGGGCCTGCAGGGGCCTTTTGTTTCCAAGccagacgctgctgctgctggtaccaaaaatgggacttcctctcctggagccccacacattcaccagtggttgccagccgggctcccagcttcgcctggttgaggcagaggtttctcgaggcaaggtcccagaagggaacagccagggctctgaggagtgtcccttccatggacaccctcctgctgctctgtgacccagggtccctttggggcTGAGCAGTCAGGGTCCCCCACGTTGCCGAGTGTGTGTCCCCCGAAGGACTGGggttcagctgctgccatgggtgggtggcacgagctgagctgagccccgctctctgctgcacgccccccctgcagcagccccttcaccacagcgtttccctctgcagggagtcagccagaaacgcccccggccccaatggctgcgtgccccagcaccccgagctgcacaggtagctgctcctctgcatgcccctctcgcctggcagggctctgcctgctgtcccgcggccctgggagctctctgccttctccagacagggagaagattcgtgccgtgggaggggagaaggggtgctccggccgagtggaggtgtggcaccgcggctcctgggggacggtgtgtgatgactcttgggacatgcgggatgccgaggtggcatgcaggcagctgggctgtggccctgcggtgtctgccctggccgaggctgcatctggggaggggagcggccccatctggctggagcaggtggagtgccgggggacagagccatctctgcaggactgctgggcccggcctggggacagcggtgcctgccGCCATAAGGAGGACGCGGCCGTGAACTGCTcaggtgagcggcagggctgCGACACCTCACAGGGAGCCCTTTTCCCCATTGCCTGCCATCatggctccagagctcctgagagcaaggccatccctgcagagcaggagagccttttgccgagtgggcagcagcttctgtggggctgggtgtcctccagcttctgcccgcagggccctgcagcccccaggggcatctcccgggctgccggctctgtccctgcactgggccctgcgctccttcctggccatgctCACCAGTCGTGCAGGAGGGgcgatttgggtgggatgtggcagggatgtctgcacatgcacacgtgcgcacacacacacacacacacggggtgtcagagaggaggctccctggtacctgcacccccaccctctcagcccagctctccttctcctcctctgcagatgcacccaggacggcagcaccaacccctccagcaggtaacccgtcctccccaccagtgctgggtcttcttggggccaggctgtgacccacagccggagggaaggggctccttgctgggctgtgaaactcccaggaggaggcagcggggtagcggtggggcgggaggctggggagggctgtcattcacccAGCCAGGTGGGAGCTTACCCATCCCTTATCCCTGAAACCTGGTATGTaatgggggtcaggactggggtgtgccagcccctcacctctcccaggcctggtgctgccctttctgtgttcctgccatgcagatcccacCCGGGGCCGTCTGACCGGCAGCGGGAGAGTCTCATTGCCCGTCATCATGTGCATCATCCTGGGAGCCcttgtctgcctgctcctggccctcctggccgggcaagtgcgaagcgccagggctgggcgcagaggtgggtcccttcccaggggaagatgcctgctggcaaggccaggagtgccgtggggtgtcagtgagcgggagaggcagagctggggggacaagagtgTGTGCTCTCTGCGGGATCCCACCCTctctctgaccatccctgggccagccctgcctctgtccacaggctctgagagagctcaggagcccttccctgaggccgtgtacgaggagatcggttccagcacagcatggcagaagcaggcaaggttcagcGGCTCAGGTTGGTGTGAGTCCCTCATTGAGGACACATCTacagtgctctttcccctggctgccacccagggttgacccctgcagcccccgaaCCCATGGTTTgtgcggttgtggggctgttggatctgtgtggggagcacccatgtcctgggcccaggagagaagctttctccccacctgctctgcgcgtcccatttggggacagcccctctctgcctgcccctgcaccctgggggacacctgaggggtgagggaaggggctgtcccagggcagctctggcaggcccttggagatgggctttgtcccagggcag
The DNA window shown above is from Larus michahellis chromosome W unlocalized genomic scaffold, bLarMic1.1 SUPER_W_unloc_1, whole genome shotgun sequence and carries:
- the LOC141736648 gene encoding antigen WC1.1-like; translation: MALRLEKGTNCSGRLQVFYNGTWGSVCSNSMTPETVSLACKELGCGDRGSLETQRPYGRLSGTAWLDRVECGERNSSFWQCPSAPWHPQSCDDLREETHITCKGSQPETPPAPMAACPSTPSCTDREKIRAVGGEKGCSGRVEVWHRGSWGTVCDDSWDMRDAEVACRQLGCGPAVSALAEAASGEGSGPIWLEQVECRGTEPSLQDCWARPGDSGACRHKEDAAVNCSDAPRTAAPTPPADPTRGRLTGSGRVSLPVIMCIILGALVCLLLALLAGQVRSARAGRRGSERAQEPFPEAVYEEIGSSTAWQKQARFSGSGSYSEGSLSKLQPYPGDSEEEDGPGSAPDVPVLPGGDPADGYDDAREVSDPGEDPSPGQEDWEMPRVAEEGSGPTDTLGESTGYDDAEEVSVAHPPEDTEAVTPELSAQRSLRPRPGEPVPAVQLGAEERSVQLGEP